The following DNA comes from Miscanthus floridulus complete chloroplast genome, cultivar PI295762.
AGCGCCTTTCTCTCTATAAGAACAGTGCGTTCTGAGGTGTGAAGTGGGAGAGAGGGGATGATTGAGGTTTTGAATAAGACGACCTTTGTGTTTTGGATTTGGATCTTTTTCGTATTTCAAAATAGTGAAAAAGTCAAATAAGAGGTGTTAAGCTTTTTATCATTCTGGCATCGAGCTATTTTGCCGCAGGACCTCCCCTACAGTATCGTCACCGCAGTAGAGTTTAACCACCAAATTCGGGATGGATTGGTGTGGTTCCTCTACGCCTAGGACACCAGAATATCGAACCATGAACGAGAAAAGGCATGAGAGAAATATTGGCTAGTAATTGTGAAGCCCCAATTCTTAACTGGAAGGGACACCAAAGGACTCTGCCCTCCCTCTCTATTTATCCAAGAGATGGAAGGGCAGAGCTTTTTTTTGGTTTTTTCATCTTTTCTTTTCATCAAAGAGTTGAACAATGAAGATAGATGGCAAGTGCCTGATCGATTTGATCAGGTCGTGTAGGAACAAGGTTCAAATCGTTCGTTCGTTAGGATGCCTCAGCTGCATACATCACTGCACTTCCACTTGACACCTATTTAAACGGCTCGTCTCGCCGCTACCTTATCCTATTTCCATACTTCTGTCGCTCCATCCCCGTATGGGTGGAGAACCCGTCGCTGTCTCGGCTGTGCTACCGGAGGCTCTAGGGAAGTCGGAGGAGAGAGCACTCATCTTGGGGTGGGCTTACTACTTATATGCTTTCAGCAGTTATCCTCTCCACACTTGGCTACCCAGCGTTTACCGTAGGCACGATAACTGGTACACCAGAGGTGCGTCCTTCCCGGTCCTCTCGTACTAGGGAAAGGTCCTCTCAATGCTCTAACGCCCACACCGGATATGGACCGAACTGTCTCACGACGTTCTGAACCCAGCTCACGTACCGCATTAATGGGCGAACAGCCCAACCCTTGGAACCACCTACAGCTCCAGGTGGCGAAGAGCCGACATCGAGGTGCCAAACCTTCCCGTCGATGTGGACTCTTGGGGAAGATCAGCCTGTTATCCCTAGAGTAACTTTTATCCGTTGAGCGACGGCCCTTCCACTCGGCACCGTCGGATCACTAAGGCCGACTTTCGTCTCTGCTCGACGGGTGAGTCTTGCAGTCAAGCTCCCTTCTGCCTTTGCACTCGAGGACCAATGTCCGTCTGGCCCGAGGAAACCTTTGCACGCCTCCGTTACCTTTTGGGAGGCCTACGCCCCATAGAAACTGTCTACCTGAGACTGTCCCTTGGCCCGCGGGTCTGACACAAGGTTAGAATCCGAGCTCTTCCAGAGTGGTATCTCACTGATGGCTCGGGCCCCCCCGGAAGGGGGCCTTCTTCGCCTTCCACCTAAGCTGCGCAGGAAAAGCCCAAAGCCAATCCCAGGGAACAGTAAAGCTTCATAGGGTCTTTCTGTCCAGGTGCAGGTAGTCCGCATCTTCACAGACATGTCTATTTCACCGAGCCTCTCTCCGAGACAGTGCCCAGATCGTTACGCCTTTCGTGCGGGTCGGAACTTACCCGACAAGGAATTTCGCTACCTTAGGACCGTTATAGTTACGGCCGCCGTTCACCGGGGCTTCGGTCGCCGGCTTCCCTGTCATCAGTTCACCAACTTCCTTGACCTTCCGGCACTGGGCAGGCGTCAGCCCCCATACATGGTCTTACGACTTTGCGGAGACCTGTGTTTTTGGTAAACAGTCGCCCGGGCCTGGTCACTGCGACCCCCTTTTGCGAGGGGGCACCCCTTCTCCCGAAGTTACGGGGCTATTTTGCCGAGTTCCTTAGAGAGAGTTGTCTCGCGCCCCTAGGTATTCTCTACCTACCCACCTGTGTCGGTTTCGGGTACAGGTACCCTTTTGTTGAAGGTCGTTCGAGCTTTTCCTGGGAGTATGGCATGGGTTACATACTTCAGCGCCGTAGCGCCTGGTATGAGCCTCGTGGAGAAGCAATGGCTAGTCCACGGGGCTCATACTTCAGCGCTGCAGCGCTTGGTACTCGGACCTCGGCTCGAGGCATTTTCTCTACCCCTTCTTACCCTGAAAAAGCAGGGTCACCTTGTGTCCTTAAACCTATAACCATCTTTCGGCTAACCTAGCCTCCTCCGTCCCTCCGTACCAACAAGGGGTAGTACAGGAATATTGACCTGTTGTCCATCGACTACGCCTTTCGGCCTGATCTTAGGCCCTGACTCACCCTCCGTGGACGAACCTTGCGGAGGAAACCTTGGGTTTTCGGGGCATTGGATTCTCACCAATGTTTTCGTTACTCAAGCCGACATTCTCGCTTCCGCTTCGTCGACCCCCGCTTTCGCGTTTGCTTCCCTCTAAGGCGGAACGCTCCCCTACCGATGCATTTTGACATCCCACAGCTTCGGCAGATCGCTTAGCCCCGTTCATCTTCAGCGCAAGGGCGCTCGATCAGTGAGCTATTACGCACTCTTTAAAGGGTGGCTGCTTCTAGGCAAACCTCCTGGCTGTCTTTGCACCCCCACCTCCTTTATCACTGAGCGGTCATTTAGGGGCCTTAGCTGGTGATCCGGGCTGTTTCCCTCTCGACGATGAAGCTTATCCCCCATCGTCTCACTGGCCGACCTTGACCCCTGTTATTTTTGGGTCATATCTAGTATTCAGAGTTTGCCTCGATTTGGTACCGCTCGCGCAGCCCGCACCGAAACAGTGCTTTACCCCTAGATGTCCAGTCAACTGCTGCGCCTCAACGCATTTCGGGGAGAACCAGCTAGCTCTGGGTTCGAGTGGCATTTCACCCCTAACCACAACTCATCCGCTGATTCTTCAACATCAGTCGGTTCGGACCTCTGCTTAGTTTCATCCAAGCTTCATCCTGGTCATGGATAGATCACCCAGGTTCGGGTCCATAAGCAGTGACAATCGCCCTATGAAGACTCGCTTTCGCTACGGCTCCGGTGGGTTCCATTCCCTTAACCAAGCCACTGCCTATGAGTCGCCGGCTCATTCTTCAACAGGCACGCGGTCAGAGATCACTTTCCCCTCCCACTGCTTGGGAGCTCAGCACGGTTTCACGTTCTATTTCACTACCCACTGGGGGTTCTTTTCACCTTTCCCTCACGGTACTACTTCGCTATCGGTCACCCAGGAGTATTTAGCCTTGCAAGGTGGTCCTTGCTGATTCACACGGGATTCCACGTGCCCCATGCTACTCGGGTCAGAGCGTAAGCTAGTGATGCTTTCGGCTACTGGACTTTAGCCATCTAGGGTGCGGCACTCAACCGCTTCGCCTAGCAGCACAACGCTTGTATTGCTCTCCCACAACCCCGTTTTCACGGTTTAGGCTGCTCCCATTTCGCTCGCCGCTACTACGGGAATCGCTTTTGCTTTCTTTTCCTCTGGCTACTAAGATGTTTCAGTTCGCCAGGTTGTCTCTTGCCTGCTCATGGATTCAGCAGGCAGTTCAAAAGGTTGACCTATTTGGGAATCTCCGGATCTATGCTTATTTTCAACTCCCCGAAGCATTTCGTCGCTTGCTACGCCCTTCCTCGTCTCTGGGTGCCTAGGTATCCACCGCAAGCCTTTCCTCTTTTGAACCTCGCCATTAACGTTAAGGCTATGCCATCCTAAGGTGCTACTAAATGGAAGGATCTTATCAACGTCCATGAATGCGAAATCATAGATCGAACTGACGAATTGGCAACCTTCGGTGCTATCATAGTATCCGCTAAGTTCACGGGCTGGAGATAAGCGGACTCGAACCGCTGACATCCGCCACAGGGTAAACCACCGCCTCTCAGGCCTCCCCGACGGGTTCTACCATAGAGGACAACGATAGGCAATAACTCCCCCCCGAACACAGCTTACAACTTTCATCGTACTGTGCTCTCCAAAGAGCAACTCTTCTCAAAATCCCAAAACAAAAGGTGCTGAGTTGGAATCCCATTCTAAGGATTCTTGTGGTTCCGGGGAATCCAGCTACAGGAGAACCAGGAACGGGGAGCTCTCCCCTTTTTCCGCCCGACTCTTTGATCTTAACTTAAGAATGCTGGTTTTAAGAACGAGTGATTGCCCTTCTCCGACCCTTACTGCCCAACCGGAGAGCGGACGGCTAATGTGTTCCACTTATTGAACAGGATCTATGGTCGGTCCGTGACCCCTGGACGCCGAAGGCGTCCTTGGGGTGATCTCGTAGTTCCTACGGGGTGGAGACAATGGGGTCGGTCCATGGATTTTCCTTCCTTTTGCCACATTTCGCTCAAAGGGTTGAAGGGAGATAGTGCATCAAGCTATTCGCAAGGGCCAACTTGATCCTCTTCCCCAGGGATCCCAGATGAGGGAAGCCTAGGAGAGCCGCCGACTCCAACTATCGTCCATGTACGATCCATACTAGATCTGACCAACTGCCCATCCTACCTCCTCTACCTTTTTGACAGCCCATCTTTTTGTCTCAGTAGAGTCTTTCAGTGGCATGTTTCAGTCCTCTTCCCCATTACTTAGAAAAAGTGAGCCACCGGTTCAGGTACAAGATACTATCATTACCGCCTGGACAATTAGACAGCCAACCCGTAATCGCAACGACCCAATTGCAAGAGCGGAGCTCTACCAACTGAGCTATATCCCCCCCGAGCCAAGTGGAGTATGCATGAAAGAGTCAGATGCTTCTTCTATTCTTTTCCCTGGCGCAGCTGGGCCATCCTGGACTTGAACCAGAGACCTCGCCCGTGAAGTAAATCATCGCCCCTACGATCCAACCAATTGGGAGAGAATCAATAGACTCCTTTTCGGGAGCGATTCATCCTTCCCGAACGCAGCATACAACTCCCCGTTGTACTGCGCTCTTCAAGTGTGCTTCTTCCCCCTTCTCCCCCTTACCATGGCAAGTCCTTGGGAAATAACTCCGATGGGCAGAAAAAAGAAGGGGTTAAGAGACCCTCCTGGCCCAACCCTAGACACTCTAAGATCCTTTTTCAAACCTGCTCTGCTCCCATTTCGAGTCAAGAGATAGATAAATAGCCACATCCCATTGCACTGATCGGGGGCGCTCGTAGTGACTTAGGGGGTCGAAGACCAAGAAGTGGCTTATTTATACCAAGCATTCCTCTTATGGCTAGATCCAATCTCCTGGTCCCTGCAGAAAGGAAAAAGAATTTCACGTTCTTCCTTTCAGGAAGGGAGGATTAGGGAAGTCCTATTGATTACTGCTTTCTCCAGACCGCCGGGAAAAGCATGAAAAAAAGGCTCGAATGGTACGATCCCTCCGTCACCCCAGAATGAAAGGGGTGATCTCGTAGTTCTTGGTCTGTGAAGATGCGTTGTTAGGTGCTCCATTTTCCCATTGAGGACGAACCTCAACCTGTGCTCGAGAGATAGCTCTCCATACACTGATAAGGGATGTATGGATTCTCGAGAAGAGAGGAGCCGCGGTGGCCCCCCCCCGGACCGCCCGGATCCCACGAGTGAATAGAAAGTTCGATCTACATGGGATCTCACCTGAATCGCCCCATCTATCCTCCTGAGGAGAAGTTTGTTTGGTTTCAAACTCCGATTCAAACAGGAGGAGTACGCCATGCTAATGTGCCTTGGATGATCCACATCTTCGGGTCAGGCGCTGATGAGCACATTGAACTATCCATGTGGCTGAGAGCCCTCACAGCCCAGGCACAACGACGCAATTATCAGGGGCGCGCTCTACCACTGAGCTAATAGCCCGTCGCGCGGGCCTCCCAAAGGGAGGCCTGCTACGCCAAAAGCGAGAAAAACTCCATCCCTTTCCTTTTGACATCCCCATGCCGCCACACGGGGGGACATGGGGACGTCAAAAAGGGGATCCTATCACTATCAACTAATTTGTTCCGACCTAGGATAATAAGCTCATGAGCTTGGTCTTACTTCACCCTAAACGAAAGAAGACTTCCATATCCAAGTTTAGCTCAGACGTAGCTGCCTTCTTTTTGGGCGTGAAGCAGTGTCAAACCAAAATACCCAATAAGCATAAGCATTAGCTCTCCCTGAAAAGGAGGTGATCCAGCCGCACCTTCCAGTACGGCTACCTTGTTACGACTTCACTCCAGTCGCAAGCCTAGCCTTAGGCATCCCCCTCCTTACGGTTAAGGGTAATGACTTCAAACCTGGCCAGCTCCTATAGTGTGACGGGCGGTGTGTACAAGGCCCGGGAACGGATTCACCGCCGTATGGCTGACCGGCGATTACTAGCGATTCCTGCTTCATGCAGGCGAGTTGCAGCCTGCAATCCGAACTGAGGACGGGTTTTTGGAGTTAGCTCACCCTCGCGAGATCGCGACCCTTTGTCCCGCCCATTGTAGCACGTGTGTCGCCCAGGGCATAAGGGGCATGATGACTTGGCCTCATCCTCTCCTTCCTCCGGCTTAACACCGGCGGTCTGTTCAGGGTTCCAAACTCATAGTGGCAACTAAACACGAGGGTTGCGCTCGTTGCGAGACTTAACCCAACACCTTACGGCACGAGCTGACGACAGCCATGCACCACCTGTGTCCGCGTTCCCGAGGGCACCCCTCTCTTTCAAGAGGATTCGCGGCATGTCAAGCCCTGGTAAGGTTCTTCGCTTTGCATCGAATTAAACCACATGCTCCACCGCTTGTGCGGGCCCCCGTCAATTCCTTTGAGTTTCATTCTTGCGAACGTACTCCCCAGGCGGGATACTTAACGCGTTAGCTACAGCACTGCACGGGTCGAGTCGCACAGCACCTAGTATCCATCGTTTACGGCTAGGACTACTGGGGTCTCTAATCCCATTTGCTCCCCTAGCTTTCGTCTCTCAGTGTCAGTGTCGGCCCAGCAGAGTGCTTTCGCCGTTGGTGTTCTTTCCGATCTCAATGCATTTCACCGCTCCACCGGAAATTCCCTCTGCCCCTACCGTACTCCAGCTTGGTAGTTTCCACCGCCTGTCCAGGGTTGAGCCCTGGGATTTGACGGCGGACTTGAAAAGCCACCTACAGACGCTTTACGCCCAATCATTCCGGATAACGCTTGCATCCTCTGTCTTACCGCGGCTGCTGGCACAGAGTTAGCCGATGCTTATTCCTCAGATACCGTCATTGTTTCTTCTCCGAGAAAAGAAGTTGACGACCCGTAGGCCTTCCACCTCCACGCGGCATTGCTCCGTCAGGCTTTCGCCCATTGCGGAAAATTCCCCACTGCTGCCTCCCGTAGGAGTCTGGGCCGTGTCTCAGTCCCAGTGTGGCTGATCATCCTCTCGGACCAGCTACTGATCATCGCCTTGGTAAGCTATTGCCTCACCAACTAGCTAATCAGACGCGAGCCCCTCCTTGGGCGGATTTCTCCTTTTGCTCCTCAGCCTACGGGGTATTAGCAACCGTTTCCAGTTGTTGTTCCCCTCCCAAGGGCAGGTTCTTACGCGTTACTCACCCGTTCGCCACTGGAAACACCACTTCCCGTTCGACTTGCATGTGTTAAGCATGCCGCCAGCGTTCATCCTGAGCCAGGATCGAACTCTCCATGAGATTCATAGTTGCATTACTTATAGCTTCCTTATTCGTAGACAAAGCGGATTCGGAATTGTCTTTCCTTCCAAGGATAACTTGTATCCATGCGCTTCAGATTATTAGCCTGGAGTTCGCCACCAGCAGTATAGCCAACCCTACCCTATCACGTCAATCCCACAAGCCTCTTATCCATTCCCGTTCGATCGTGGTGGGGGAGTAAGTCAAAATAGAAAAAACTCACATTAGGTTTAGGGATAATCAGGCTCGAACTGATGACTTCCACCACGTCAAGGTGACACTCTACCGCTGAGTTATATCCCTTCCCCGTCCCATCGAGAAAGAGAATTAACGAATCCTAAGGCAAAGGGGCGAGAAACGCAAGGCCAGGCCACTCTTCCTCCGGGCTTTCTTTCCGCACTATTATGAACAGTCAAATAATGGGAAAAATTGGATTCAATTGTCAACCGGTCCTATCGAAAATAGGATTGACTATGGATTCGAGCCATAGCACATGGTTTCATAAAATCTGTACGATTTTCCCGATCTAAATCGAGTGGGTTTCCATGAAGAAGATCTTGTTCAGCATGTTCTATTCGATACTGGTAGGAGAAGAACCCGACTCGGTATTCTTAAAAAAAGAGGGGAAGCAGAACCAAGTCAAGATGATATGGATCGCCCCTTCTTCTTGCGCCAAAGATCTTACCATTTCTGAAGGAACTGGGGCTACATTTCTTTTCAATTTCCATTCAAGAGTTTCTATCTGTTTCCACGCCCTTTTTTTGAGACCTCGAAACATGAAATGGACAAATTCCTTCTCTTAGGAACACATACAAGAAAAAGGATAATGGTAGCCCTCCCATTAACTAATTTATGAATTTCATAGTAATAGAAATCCATGTCCTACCGAGACAGAATTTCGAACTTGCTATCCTCTTGCCTAATAGGCAAAGATTGACCTCTGTAGAAAGACTGATTCATTCGGATCGATATGAGGACCCAACTCCGTTGCATTGCCAGAATCCATGTTCCATATTTGAAGCGGGTTGACCTCTGTGCTTCTCTCATGGTACAATCCTCTTCCTGCTGAGCCCCCTTTCTCCTCGGTCCACAGAGAAAAAATGTAGGACTGGTGCCGACAGTTCATCACGGAAGAAAGAACTCACAGAGCCGGGATCGCTAACTAATAGAATAGTACTACTAACTAATACTAATATATAGATAACTAATACTAATATATAGATATTAATACTAATATATAGATATATAGAAATAGATATCTAGAAATAGAAACGAACTAATATATAGATAATCGAAATTGAAAAGAACTGTCTTTTCTGTATACTTTCCCCGTTCTATTGCTACCGCGGGTCTTATGCAATCGATCGGATCATATAGATATCCCTTCAACACAACATAGGTCATCGAAAGGATCTCGGACGACTCACCAAAGCACGAAAGCCAGTTAGAAAATGGATTCCTATTTGAAGAGTGCCTAACCGCATGGATAAGCTCACATTAACCCGTCAATTTTGGATCCAATTCGGGATTTTTCTTGGGAAGTTTCGGGAAGAAATTGGAATGGAATAATATCGATTCATACAGAGGAAAAAGTTCTCTATTGATGCAAACGCTGTACCTAGAGGATAGGGATAGAGGAAGAGGGAAAAATCGAAATGAAATAAATAAAGAATAAAGCCAAAAAAATAAGTCGAAGATAGAAGAGCCCAGATTCAAAATGAAGAAATGGAAACTCGAAAAGGATCCTTCTGATTCTCA
Coding sequences within:
- the orf49 gene encoding putative protein 49 (Putative protein product in the trnA intron with homologues in the PACMAD and BEP clades), producing MGFQLSTFCFGILRRVALWRAQYDESCKLCSGGSYCLSLSSMVEPVGEA
- the ycf68 gene encoding hypothetical chloroplast RF68, whose amino-acid sequence is MAYSSCLNRSLKPNKLLLRRIDGAIQVRSHVDRTFYSLVGSGRSGGGPPRLLSSRESIHPLSVYGELSLEHRLRFVLNGKMEHLTTHLHRPRTTRSPLSFWGDGGIVPFEPFFHAFPGGLEKAVINRTSLILPS
- the orf58 gene encoding putative protein 58 (Putative protein product originally identified in NCo 310 cultivar, present in many monocot and dicot lineages) — its product is MNFIVIEIHVLPRQNFELAILLPNRQRLTSVERLIHSDRYEDPTPLHCQNPCSIFEAG
- the orf85 gene encoding putative protein 85 (Putative protein product present in a range of poales lineages) yields the protein MKKILFSMFYSILVGEEPDSVFLKKEGKQNQVKMIWIAPSSCAKDLTISEGTGATFLFNFHSRVSICFHALFLRPRNMKWTNSFS